The Desulfocurvus vexinensis DSM 17965 genome segment GGGGCGCTTTGCTGCGTGCGCAATAATAGCCCGGGAATCCGCGCCGTGCTTCGCTTGCGGCCCGGCCCGCCCCGGGAAAGGCGTTGACGTTGCCCCAGGCATGTTTTAGCGTACGGCACCTTTTGCGGGCCCTGTTCGGAGCCCGCCCCGGGGGCCCGGTCGGGCTCCTTTTCGCGGAACCTCAACGGAACCGAGTAGCAGCGCATGGAAACACTTCGCACCCTGCCGGGCGACGATGTCCGGCAAATCCTGTGGCGTTACGCCGACCGCTTCGATCTCCAGATGGCCGTGCAGTCGGCCCGCTCCATCGCCCGCAGCGTCGTGGCCCGGCTGGTGGCCGACGGCGTCCGCAATACCCATGAGTGGACCGAGCGCAAGGCCGAGCTGCTCAAGGCCTTCGACGAGTCCGGGCTGACCTCCATCTATATGGACCCCGCCCAGGGCGGCTTCATCGAGGGCCCCAAGAACCTGGCCCTGGCCCTGGTGGCCATGGAGCTGGCCTGGGTGGACGGCGGCGCCGCCACCAGCGCCCTTGCCAGCTGCCTGGGCCTGGCGCCCATCCACGAGAAGGGCACCGACGAGCAGCGCGCCCACTACCTGCCCCTGTGCACCCCCCCGCAGCCCGGGGAGGACCGCGTGTGCCGCCGCGCCGCCTTCGCCCTCACCGAGCCGCTGCCCTACGTGGGCGTGGACACGGGCATCCTGGGCGGCAAGATGCGCGTGCAGAGCTGGGACGACGGCGCCGAGCCCCTGCTCAAGGTCGAGAAGCGCGGCCGCTTCATCACCAACATGGACTTTGCCGATATCGTCACCGCCGCCGTGGAGTCCGACGACCCGCGCATCAAGGGCTCGTGCATGATCATCCTGGAAAAGGATGACCCCGGCACCTTCGACCGCGGCGCCCCGACCCTGAAGATGGTCCACCAGCTGTCCAGCACCCGCGATCCCGTCATGAGCCTGACCGTGCCCGCCTCGCGCATCATCGGCGGCTACGATGTGGTGGACGGGGTCATCGTGCCGCGCTTCAGCCACGGCGAGATCATCGCCTCGGTCTTCCACCGCACGCGCATCCCCGTGGGCCTCATGACCTCGGCCAAGCTGCTCTCGGCCATCGAGCCGATCATCCGCTACCACCGCCAGCGCTTCCGGGGCGGGTCCGTGGGCGAGCCGGGCAGCCGCCGCCACGAACTGGGTCTGCAGATGAACGAGGACGCCCTGCAGCGGCTGGTGGACGTGTGGGCCACGGGCGAGGCCGGGTGCTCCCTGGGCCTTGCCGCCGCGCGTCTGGCCGACCGCTTCGACCCCATCGAGCGCGAGAAGGACCGCCAGTTCGCCGCCCAGGGCATCAAGGGCCGCAAGCAGCTGGCCGCGCTCAAGGACAGCCAGGAGCGCGCCCTGGAGTATGTGCGCCTGAAGTACGCCCCCGCCGGGCAGGCCGACCCCGCGCGGCTGGCCGAGCTGGAAGCCGACACCCTGGCCCAGTTCGTGTACATGGACGCCCTGGCCGGGGTGCTCAACCCCGCCACCAAGCTCTGGAACACCGGCGTGGGTGCGACCATGATGCGCGAGGCCGTGTCCCTGGTGGGCGGCTACGGCATCACCGAGGACTGCCCGGGCTTCCTCTGCCACAAGTGGATGGACGCCCAGCTGGAAGCCACCTACGAAGGCCCCGAGGCCGTGCAGCGCCGCCACCTGACCCTGACCATGACCAACCCCGTGTTCCTGGAGCTGGTGCGCCAGTGGAGCGCCGAGCTGCGCCGCAGCCAGGCCGGGGGCGCCGCCGCCCTGGCCGGAGCCCTGGACCTGTGGCTGTGGACCCTGGACTTCCTGCAAAACGGCGCCGACCGCGACGGCAAGAAGCTCTACCACGGCAAGCGCCAGGGCGTGACCTTCCCCCTGGCCGATGCCCTGGGCTGGCTGCTGGCGGCGCGGTCCCTGATGCAGGACGTGGCCGTGCTGGCCGCCGAGGCCCCCGCCAGTCCCGTGCTGGCCGAGGCCGCCCCGGGGCTCACGGCCTTCTACGCCGACATGGCCTGCGTCCAGGCCGCCCGCGCGGCGGGCGAGGCCGCGCGCGTCTGCGCCGAGCTGGTCTACGGCTACGGCTGCGGGCAGGCCCAGGACGGGCCCGGCGGGCCGTGCATCGTCTTCACGGGCAGCGAGGAGTTCGCCCGCCTGCGCCAGGGCGTGGACCAGGGCCTGCACGGCACGCGCCTGGCCAAGGACCGCGCCGCCGAGGCGCTGACCGCGGTGATGATCCCCGAGGCCCTGGACTACCCCCTGTAATCCTCGCGGGGCCGCCCCAGCCGGGGCGGCCCCGTGTCCTTCCACCCACCCCCGAGCAGCCATGACAGCACACCCCCAGGCGACCCCCCAGGCCGAGGCCCCCGAAATCCCCCGCCAGAACATGGAAGCCGACATCGTCTGCGTGGGCTTCGGCCCGGCGGTGGCCGGGTTCCTGACCACGCTCACCCGCGGGCTGGTGGGCGAGGACGGCGCGCCCGTGGCCGAGTCGCGCGTCATGCCCGGCATGGCGCCGCAGGTCATGTGCTACGAGCGCGCCGACGACGTGGGCTTTGGCGTGTCGGGCGTGGTCACCCGGGGCCGGGCCATCCGCGCCAGCTTTCCGGACCTGGACCTGACCCAGATTCCCATGGCCCACGCCGTGACCTCCGAGAAGGTCGTCTATCTGTTCGACCCCCTGGGGGCCAGCCGCCGCAGCGACGGCCTGCGCGCCGCCGAGGCCGCCGCGCGCCGCCTGCCCTGGCACGACAAGACCCTGGCGGCCATGGAGCTGCCCTGGATTCCGCCCTTTTTGCGCAAGGAGCCGGGCATGGTCCTGTCCATGGGCCAGTTCACCCAGTGGGCGGGCTGGCAGGTCATGGGCACGGGGCTGGCCCAGGTCTGGCCGGGAACGCCCGTGGCCGCGCCGCTCCTGGAGAATGGGCGCGTGCGCGGCGTGCGTCTGGCCGACCAGGGCGTGAACCGCAAGGGCGAGCCCGAGGCCGGGTTCATGCCCGGCATGGACGTGACCGCCGCGCTGACCGTGGTCGGCGATGGGCCCGTGGGCCCCGTGGGCCGCGCCATCGACGCCGCCCTGGGCCTGCCCGCCGGGCGCCACCAGCGCGACTGGGCCCTGGGCATGAAGGCCGTGGTCCAGCTGCCCGAGGGCTGCCCGCTGGCCCCCGGCACGGTCATCCACACCCTGGGCTTCCCCGAGCCGGAAATCTTCGGTTTTCTCTACGTCTACCCCGAGGGTGTGGCCTCTATGGGCATCTTCGTGCCCTCGTGGTTCGACAGCCCCGTGCGCACGGCCTACCGCTATCTCCAGCACTGGATGCGCCACCCCTACCTCTGGCGCTGGCTGGACGGCGGCACCATGCGCTCCTGGGGCGCCAAGAGCCTGGCCGAGTGGGGCCGCCACGGCGAACCCGCCCTGGTCGGCGACGGCTACGCGCGCATCGGCGAGTGCTCCGGGTCCACCAACGTGCTCACGGGCTCGGGGGTGGACGAGGCCTGGGCCACGGGCGTGCTGCTGGGCGAGGGCGTGCTCGAACTCCTGCGCCAGGGCCGCGACTTCACCCGCGAGAATCTGGAAGAGGCCTACGTGGCCCGGCGGCGGCGCTCCTGGGTGGAGCAGGAGGCCCAGGTGGCCGAGAAATCGCGCGACGGCTTCCAGTGGGGCGTGATCCAGGGCCTTGTGGGCATGGCGCTCACCGGGCTTACGGGCGGCTCCGTGAATATTTCCCCGGCCATCAAGCGCCCCCACGAGCGCATCCCGCCCCTGGAGCGCTATTGCCGGGGCCGCATTCCGGCGGCGGAGGTGGCCGAGCTGCGCGCCGCCTGCCGCGCCCAGGGCCGCAGCCTGCACGACGCGGTCATGGACCGCATGGGCTGGCCGCAGATCGAATACGACGGCAAGCTGCTGGTGTCGCACCAGGACGCGCTGCTGCTGGGCGGCAAGGTCCAGGCCGCGCCGGGCTACGCCGACCATGTGCGCTTCAAGGACCACGCGGTCTGCGCCGCCTGCGCCGAGCAGGTCTGCATCAGCGCCTGCTCCGGGCAGGCCATCACCGCCAACCCCGAGCCCGGGGCCCCGCTGTTCGACCGCGAGAAGTGCGTCCACTGCGGCGCCTGCCTGTGGAACTGCTCCAAGGCCGACCCCGCCGACCCCGAGGCCAGCAACGTGGCCTTCGGCGCCGGGGCGGGCGGGCTGCATTCCAACGAGAACTGACCGGACCCACGCGGCCCGCAATCCAAGGAGAACCTCATGAGCTACCATATCGTGGTCTGCGGGAGCATCGTCCCCGACCCGCTCCAGACCCTGGAGCCCGTGGCCGGGCCCGGCGGCCCGGCCCTGAAGAACGAAATGATGCTGCCCGCCGTGCTCGACCCCTGGGCGGCCCACGCCCTGTTCGAGGCCGCCAACCTGGCCAAGAACGTGCCCGGCTCCAAGGTCTGGCTGGTCAGCGTCGGCCCCAAGGCCAAGCTCCAGCAGGTGATGATGCACGTCGCCCAGAAGGTGCCCTTCGAGCTGGTGGTCATGGACGGCCCGGCGGGCGGCTTCGTGGAGGCCGCCGACACCGCCGCCGCCCTGGCCAAGGCCGTGGAGGGCATCACCGGGCTGGACAAGGGCAAGCTGCTGCTTTTCGGCGGCTGGAGCAGCGCCTCGCGCGGCACCGGCGCCACCTTGCAGATCCTGGGCGAACTGCTGGGTGTCACCGAGCAGTTCCAGGGCGTGGACGAGCTGCGCCCGGCGGACGACGGCTCCTTCGAGGTCAAGGAGCGCATCGAGGGCGGCGGCTACCTGCGCTCGCGCTGCGCGGGCGCGCCCGCCGTGCTGGGCTGGGCCACGGGCAACCTGCCCGAGCCGCCCAACAACCCCCAGGTGGGCATGCAGAACATGCGCCTGATCATGCCCGCGCTGCAAAAGGCCCAGCCCGCCGCCGTGGGCGCCGCCGGAGTGGCCTACAAGGCCGTGGAGCTGCCCGGCACCCGCCGCCAGACGCGCATCGTCAAGGACACCCCCGTGGACGACATCGCCCGCGAAATCGTGGAATGGATCAAGGGCTGAGCGCCCACGCACAGGAGACCGACATGGAAACGATTCTCTACCTCGCGCACCCCGAGGACAACGGCGCCCTGGGCCGCACGGCCCTGGAAGCCCTGGCCGCCGCCAAGGCCCTGGCCGCAGGCCTGGGCGCCCCGTTCAGCGTGGGCCTGCTGGGCGGGTCCGTGCAGGCTGCGGCGGACTCCATCGCCGCCTGCGGCGCCGCCGCGTTCTTCGCCGCCCAGGGCGAGGCCCTGGCCGCCTCGCGCTACAGCACCGACGCCGCCGCCTGCGAGGCCCTGTGCCGCGCCGCCGGGGCCACCCTCGTCGTCGCCCCGGCCACGGCGCGCCTGGCGCGCTGCCTGCCCGGCGTGGCCCAGCGCCTGGGGGGCCGCGTGGACTCCAATTGCACGGGCCTGACCGTGGAAAACGGCGCGCCCCTGGTCAGCCGCTGGTACTACCGCCAGCGCATGGTCGCCGCCCAGATCCGCGAGCATCGGCCCTGGATCATCACCGTGGCCCCGTGCTGTTTCCTCGCCGAAGACGGGCAGGGCGGCAGCGCCAGCCTCCAGGCCGTGGACCTGCCCGCCGTGACCCCGCGCACCGAGGTGCTGGGCATCGACGCCCCCGCCGCCGACGAGCAGACCATCCGCCCCGAGGCCGAAATGCTGCTGGTGGCCGGAGCGGGCTGGACCAAGAAGCAGGCCGACGGCCAGTCGCACCCCGACAAGGCCGCCGAGCATATCCTGGGCTTCCTGGACCGCACCAAGGCCTCCCTGGGCAGTTCCAAGTCCCTGGTGGACCTCTCGGGCGAGGGCCAGTCCGTGCTGCCCTTCCTGACGCACCTGCACCAGGTCGGCCAGACCGGCGCCACCCCGCGCCACAAGAAGGGCCTGGCCACCTGCTGCCACGGCGAGGAACCCCACGTCGTGGGCTGGCGCTTCATCACCGAACGCCGCGCCGTGAACCTCGACGCCGGCTGCGGCTGGGCCCAGGGCAAAGCCGACGTCCTCTACGTCGCCGACGCCTTCGCCGTCATGGCCAAGGTCAACGAGTTGCTGGGCAAGTAGGGCAGGGGGGGGGCCGGGAAGGCCCGGATTTCCGCATTCTCCCCTGGTTTGTCCCGTACGGACGCACGGCGCTCCACCATTGCAGAACAGAAAATCCCCGGTTCACGCCGGGGATTTTTCTGTTCTGCAACGGCCAAAGGGAGGAAGGGCCATGACCTCCCGGGCCGCATTCCCGCCGAGTCCCAAGCAGCGCCCGGGCCGCCGGGGCTGCCGGAAGCATCCGTTCTCCTCTTCACATCTTGCAATCCTCAACCGCTACTTGAACTCCTGCGGATAGCGCCCGGCCTTGAGGAAGATCGGGTCCAGGTATTTGAGCGTGATCCAGGCCACGGCGGCACCGGCCAGGGCGACCACGGTATGGACCAGGGCGCGGCGGAAGAGCAGGGCCGGGGTGGTGGCCCATTTGGCGATGCGCACCACGCGGGCGAGGTCGGGCAGGAAGAAGGCCAGCGCGCCCAGCAGCAGGCCCACGGCCTGCCAGAAGCCGAGGCTCACGCCTACGCTGACGCCGCCGCGCAGCATGGCCAGCAGGGCCAAGCCGAGCACGGCGGCCAGGGCGTAGGCCCCGTAGCGCAGGCGGCGATTCAGGGCCAGGGGCTTGAGGGCCGTGCGCTGGCCCACGCGCAGGATATCCAGGAACCCCTGGGCCGGGCCGCCGGGGCGGTCGAATTCCGGGGCGATGGCCGCGAAGGCCCAGGGGCCGGGGGCTGTGCCGGGTGCGGTCGCGCCCGGGGCCTGGGAGACAGCGCCGGGGGCGGACATGTCCGGGGCCAGCGGTCCAGTGCCGGGCTCAGGCGTGGTTACGTCCTGGGCCTGGGCTCCGGCGACAGCACCGGGCTCGGGCGTGCTCACGCCCCGGGTTTCACCGCCGGGTGCAGCCGCGTCCCGCGCCTCTTCCCCGCCGCCGGGCAGCAGGGCGCCCGCCATGCGGTACCCGTCGAGCATCAGGGCGTAGGCTTCCACGTCGTTGAAGGAGTCCAGGTCCGTGCGCAGGCGCGAGAGCAGGTCCTGTACGGCGGCGGGGACGCCGGGCACGGCGTGGTCGGGGGCCGGAGCGTCCGGGGCGGGGCCGTCCTGGCAGGCGGGGTTGCCCTGGGCGTCGAGCCAGGGGATGCGCCGCACGGGCAGGCCGTGGCGCAGGTGGAGCAGGGTGGCCGGAGGCGTGTGGTCGCCCAGAAGCGCCAGAAGCTGCTCGTCGCGCGTGCGGTCCATGAGGATGCTGTTGGCCCGGGGCATGACGGCGAAGATGCTCGGCGCGGGGTCGGCCAGGTCGTCCATCTGGCCCGAGGCATCGCTGACGATGAGCCGGGTGCAGCGGCGGTCGAGCAGGGCCTGCACGCCCTGGTTGTCGTAGACGCCGCCGTCCACCAACTCCACGCGCACGCCCTCGGCGTACAGCCCGGACAGGGCCAGGGGCGGGAAGACCCCCGGCACGCAGGCCGAGGCGGCCACGGCCAGCCCCAGCTCCAGGTCGCGCTGGGTGGCGGTGTTGTCGTAGGAATCGGGGCGGCAGAGGCGGAAATTCTTGTCCACCTCGCAGCGCGCGGGGTCGGCCAGGGGCCGTTCGCCCATGGTCGAGGCCTCGAAAAGCCAGCTGTGCCCGTCGTTGAGCACCGTGGCGTTGATGAGCAGCACGGGCACCTTGGCCCGGCGCTGCGCGTTGTGGCGCATGGGGTGGAAGGGCTCGGCCCCGGCGCGGCCCGCGGGGTGGATGCGCAGGTCGCGCATGCGCAGCATGCCCTCGGGCGCGCCGGGCAGCACGCCCTGGTAGAACACGCTGTCGTACAGCTCGCCGATGCGGTCGCTGCGCGAATAGTCGCGCTGGAACATGCGCAGGTTCTGGCGCGGGTCCAGGAAGGTGCGCATGCGCACGTTGGTGCGCACGCCGTCCAGGAAGCGTTTCTCCACGGCGGCCACCAGCTCCAGGTAGTCGTCGCGGGTGATGTCCTGGTCGGGTTTTTCCTCCAGCAGGCGCTTCAGGAAGAGATAATACAGCGCGCCGACGATGGACCCGCCAGACACGGTGGAGAGGGCCTGCACGTCGCGCAGGCGGTCCTGCTCTGCAAGGCGCGCCAGCACGCCGATGTGGAAGAAGCTGGCCCGGAACCCGCCCCCGGAAAGGGCCAGCCCCAGGGCATCGCCGGAAAAGGTGCGCACGGGACGTCCCGCGCAGGTGTCGTCCGCCATGGTTCCCCCCTCGGGCCCTGCGGCCCTTTGGGTGCTGCATAGCACCCCGGGGCGGAGAAATCCAGCAGCCCATAAAAGGCAGCGCATCGGGCCAGGCGCCGGGGCGGATTGTGAAAATCGGCACCCGGCTTCCGCTTCCCGCCCGCCCGCGCTAGGGTTGACCCCCCAGCACCCAAGCCTGCCACGACCACCGCGAGGACGCCCATGCCCCTGCCCCGGCACCCCGAACCCATCCGCAGCGCCCTTGTCGAAGAGCGCGACGCCTGCGCCATCATCGCCTTCATCGACAAGCGCGGCCACACCACCCACGCCAATATCGTCAAGACCATAGAAGCCCTGAAGAAAATGGCCCACCGCTCGGGGGACATCAACGACGAGGGCGACGGCTGCGGCATCATGACCGACATCCCGCGCGAGCTGTGGGCCCGCAGGCTGGAGCGCGCCGGGCTCTCGCCGCATCTGGCCGAGTCCACGGGCTTTTTCGTCGGGCATTTCCTGCTGCCCCACGGGCTACGGCCCCGGGCCGGGGAGGTCTGCGCCCGGGCCCGCGAGGTTTTCGCCGCGCGCGGCGCTGAAATCGTGCTGGAGCTGGAAGGCCGCACCCGCGACGACGAGCTGGGGCCCATGGCCCGGGCCGAGGCGCCGCTGTTCTGGCAGGTGGCGGGCCTGGCGGGCGAGGCCGAGGGCGACGCCGTGGGCCGCCTGCTCTTTGCCGTTGAGCGCGAGCTGGAGCGCCTGGAACCCGGGCTGCACACGGCGTCGCTGTCGTGCCACAGCGTGGTCTACAAGGTGCGCGGCGTGCCGGACCTGTTGCCGCGCGTGTACCCCGAGCTGCGCGACCCGGCCACGCGCTCGCGCATGTGCCTGGGCCACAGCCGCTATTCCACCAACACCCTGCCCACGGTGGAGCGCGCCCAGCCGTTCTCCATGCTGGCCCACAACGGCGAGATCAACACCATCGAGCGCCTGCGCAGCGCGGGCAGCGTGCTGGACATCCCGCCCGTACCCGGCGGCAGCGATTCGCAGGACCTGAACCGCATCCTCGAAGGGCTGATCAACGGCTACGGCTTCGACCCTCTGGAAGCCTTCGCCATGGTCTTCCCGGCGGTGCACAGCGAGGTGGAGCAGTACTCCGAGGAGCTGCGCCGGGTGTATGGCTTCTTCCGCTGGTTCTTCCCGCCCTCGGCCCAGGGTCCGGCGGCGGTCATCGCCCGCCACGGCGACGTGTGCATGGGCAGCGTGGACGCCCTGGGCCTGCGCCCGCTGTGGCTGGGCGAGAGCGATTACGACTACTACCTGTCCTCGGAAAAGGGCGTGGTGGACCTGGAAGACACGGCGGGCGACCCCAAGCCCCTGGCCCCCGGGGAGAAGGTGGCCATCCTCTCGACCAAGGGCCGCCGGGCCGTGGTCTTCGACTACACGGCCTTCCAGCGCCGGGTGCTGCGGCTGATGCTGGGCCGCGCGCACCTGCTCGACAGCGTGGACGCGCTCTACACGGCCATCCCCGCCCAGAAGGGCGAACCCGTGCGCCTGGAACACCTGCTGGCCGACGGCGCCGCGCGCATGGCCACGGCGGCCATGACCGCCGAACCCGTGCTGGCGGCCCTGGGCTGGCAGAAATACGACGTGGACATCCGCAAGAAGACCGCCACCGTGGGCGGCGCGGTCATCGGCTCCATGGGCTACCAGGGGCCCCTGGCCTGCCTGAACGAGCAGGGGCTGCCCAACATTTCGGAATATTTCAAGGAAAACGTGGCCGTGGTCACCAACCCGGCCATCGACCGCGAGCGCGAGGCCGACCACTTCACCACGCGGACCATCCTGGGCGACCGGCCCGATGCCGAGGGCGCGCGCGTGCCCGCCGCCGTGGGCCTGGAGCTGCGCACCCCGCTGCTGCTGGGCGGCTGCCTGGACAGCGACATCTGCGGCTCGGCCCTGGGGCGGCTGGCCCGGGCCTTCGGCACGCAGACCATCGACGACGTGCTCTCGTTCTTCACCGCCCAGGGCCGTGACCCCCGGCGCGTGGCCATCCTCGACGCCACCTTCGAGCCCGGCACGGGCCTGGCCGCGCGCCTGGAAGCCCTGGCCGCCGAGGGCCGCGAGGCCGTGGCCCGGGGCGCGGTGCTCGTGGTGCTCGACGATTCGCGCAGTTTTTCCGGCGGGCGGGTCTACATCGACCCCGGGCTGGCCCTGGCCTGGCTGGTGCGCGACTTCGACGCCCACCGCCTGCGCCGCCGCGCCTCGCTCATCGTGCGCAGCGCCGCCGTGCGCAACCTGCACGACCTGATGTTCCTGCTCGGCCTGGGCGCCGACGCCGTGAACCCCTACATGATCTGGCGCATGGCCCGCGAACACGCCACGCCCGAGCGCCCCGCCGAGACGGTGCTGCGCACGACCCTGGACGTGCTGCAAAAGGGCATGGAAAAGGTCATGTCCACCATGGGCATCCACGAGCTGTGCGGCTACGGGCGCATCTTCGCCTCCATCGGC includes the following:
- a CDS encoding patatin-like phospholipase family protein translates to MADDTCAGRPVRTFSGDALGLALSGGGFRASFFHIGVLARLAEQDRLRDVQALSTVSGGSIVGALYYLFLKRLLEEKPDQDITRDDYLELVAAVEKRFLDGVRTNVRMRTFLDPRQNLRMFQRDYSRSDRIGELYDSVFYQGVLPGAPEGMLRMRDLRIHPAGRAGAEPFHPMRHNAQRRAKVPVLLINATVLNDGHSWLFEASTMGERPLADPARCEVDKNFRLCRPDSYDNTATQRDLELGLAVAASACVPGVFPPLALSGLYAEGVRVELVDGGVYDNQGVQALLDRRCTRLIVSDASGQMDDLADPAPSIFAVMPRANSILMDRTRDEQLLALLGDHTPPATLLHLRHGLPVRRIPWLDAQGNPACQDGPAPDAPAPDHAVPGVPAAVQDLLSRLRTDLDSFNDVEAYALMLDGYRMAGALLPGGGEEARDAAAPGGETRGVSTPEPGAVAGAQAQDVTTPEPGTGPLAPDMSAPGAVSQAPGATAPGTAPGPWAFAAIAPEFDRPGGPAQGFLDILRVGQRTALKPLALNRRLRYGAYALAAVLGLALLAMLRGGVSVGVSLGFWQAVGLLLGALAFFLPDLARVVRIAKWATTPALLFRRALVHTVVALAGAAVAWITLKYLDPIFLKAGRYPQEFK
- a CDS encoding 4Fe-4S ferredoxin, translating into MTAHPQATPQAEAPEIPRQNMEADIVCVGFGPAVAGFLTTLTRGLVGEDGAPVAESRVMPGMAPQVMCYERADDVGFGVSGVVTRGRAIRASFPDLDLTQIPMAHAVTSEKVVYLFDPLGASRRSDGLRAAEAAARRLPWHDKTLAAMELPWIPPFLRKEPGMVLSMGQFTQWAGWQVMGTGLAQVWPGTPVAAPLLENGRVRGVRLADQGVNRKGEPEAGFMPGMDVTAALTVVGDGPVGPVGRAIDAALGLPAGRHQRDWALGMKAVVQLPEGCPLAPGTVIHTLGFPEPEIFGFLYVYPEGVASMGIFVPSWFDSPVRTAYRYLQHWMRHPYLWRWLDGGTMRSWGAKSLAEWGRHGEPALVGDGYARIGECSGSTNVLTGSGVDEAWATGVLLGEGVLELLRQGRDFTRENLEEAYVARRRRSWVEQEAQVAEKSRDGFQWGVIQGLVGMALTGLTGGSVNISPAIKRPHERIPPLERYCRGRIPAAEVAELRAACRAQGRSLHDAVMDRMGWPQIEYDGKLLVSHQDALLLGGKVQAAPGYADHVRFKDHAVCAACAEQVCISACSGQAITANPEPGAPLFDREKCVHCGACLWNCSKADPADPEASNVAFGAGAGGLHSNEN
- a CDS encoding acyl-CoA dehydrogenase family protein, encoding METLRTLPGDDVRQILWRYADRFDLQMAVQSARSIARSVVARLVADGVRNTHEWTERKAELLKAFDESGLTSIYMDPAQGGFIEGPKNLALALVAMELAWVDGGAATSALASCLGLAPIHEKGTDEQRAHYLPLCTPPQPGEDRVCRRAAFALTEPLPYVGVDTGILGGKMRVQSWDDGAEPLLKVEKRGRFITNMDFADIVTAAVESDDPRIKGSCMIILEKDDPGTFDRGAPTLKMVHQLSSTRDPVMSLTVPASRIIGGYDVVDGVIVPRFSHGEIIASVFHRTRIPVGLMTSAKLLSAIEPIIRYHRQRFRGGSVGEPGSRRHELGLQMNEDALQRLVDVWATGEAGCSLGLAAARLADRFDPIEREKDRQFAAQGIKGRKQLAALKDSQERALEYVRLKYAPAGQADPARLAELEADTLAQFVYMDALAGVLNPATKLWNTGVGATMMREAVSLVGGYGITEDCPGFLCHKWMDAQLEATYEGPEAVQRRHLTLTMTNPVFLELVRQWSAELRRSQAGGAAALAGALDLWLWTLDFLQNGADRDGKKLYHGKRQGVTFPLADALGWLLAARSLMQDVAVLAAEAPASPVLAEAAPGLTAFYADMACVQAARAAGEAARVCAELVYGYGCGQAQDGPGGPCIVFTGSEEFARLRQGVDQGLHGTRLAKDRAAEALTAVMIPEALDYPL
- a CDS encoding electron transfer flavoprotein subunit beta, giving the protein MSYHIVVCGSIVPDPLQTLEPVAGPGGPALKNEMMLPAVLDPWAAHALFEAANLAKNVPGSKVWLVSVGPKAKLQQVMMHVAQKVPFELVVMDGPAGGFVEAADTAAALAKAVEGITGLDKGKLLLFGGWSSASRGTGATLQILGELLGVTEQFQGVDELRPADDGSFEVKERIEGGGYLRSRCAGAPAVLGWATGNLPEPPNNPQVGMQNMRLIMPALQKAQPAAVGAAGVAYKAVELPGTRRQTRIVKDTPVDDIAREIVEWIKG
- a CDS encoding electron transfer flavoprotein subunit alpha, translating into METILYLAHPEDNGALGRTALEALAAAKALAAGLGAPFSVGLLGGSVQAAADSIAACGAAAFFAAQGEALAASRYSTDAAACEALCRAAGATLVVAPATARLARCLPGVAQRLGGRVDSNCTGLTVENGAPLVSRWYYRQRMVAAQIREHRPWIITVAPCCFLAEDGQGGSASLQAVDLPAVTPRTEVLGIDAPAADEQTIRPEAEMLLVAGAGWTKKQADGQSHPDKAAEHILGFLDRTKASLGSSKSLVDLSGEGQSVLPFLTHLHQVGQTGATPRHKKGLATCCHGEEPHVVGWRFITERRAVNLDAGCGWAQGKADVLYVADAFAVMAKVNELLGK